One Cellulomonas sp. WB94 genomic window, TGCAGCGCTCACCGAGAGGGGGCTCGGGGAGAGACGCGTCGCACTCGTCCCCGACACCGTCACGCGACTCGTCGCAGGCGGGTTCGCGGTGCTGATCGAGGCCGGAGCCGGGGCAGGCGCCTTCCACCCGGACGACGAGTACGTCGCCGCCGGCGCGAAGACCGACACCCTCGAGTCCGTGCTCGACGCCGCTGACGTCCTCCTGGCGGTCCGCCGACCCGAACCGGAGATCCTCGCTCGCCTGCGGCCCGGACAGGTGCTCGTCGGCCTGCTCGACGCCCGCGGCACGGGACGCGCCGGGCTCGACGAGCTCGTGGCGCGCGGTGTCGTCGTCCTTTCGCTCGACCTCCTGCCGCGCACCCTGTCGCGCGCCCAGACGATGGACGCACTCAGCTCGCAGGCGTCCGTGGCGGGCTATCGCGCAGCGATCGTCGCGGCTGAGGCGTTCGCCCGGTACTTCCCGATGATGATCACCGCGGCCGGAACGGCACGTCCCGCCAAGGTCCTCGTGCTCGGGGCCGGTGTCGCCGGGCTTCAGGCCATCGGCACCGCGCGCCGGCTCGGCGCGCAGGTGACCGGCTACGACGTCCGTGAGGCCGCACGCGAGGAGGTCACGTCGCTCGGTGCGAGCTTCCTGGCCACCACGGTGAACGTGGCGTCCGAGGGCGGCTACGCCCGTGCGCTGACCCCCGAGGAGCAGGCCGCCCAGCAGGCCGAGCTCTCGGCGAAGATGCGCGCGTTCGACATCGTCATCACGACCGCGCAGGTCCCGGGCGCTCGCCCGCCGGTGCTCGTCACCGCCGAGACGCTCGCCGGGATGGCTCCCGGCTCCGTCGTCGTCGACCTCGGTGCGAGCTCGCTCGGCGGCAACGTCGACGGCTCGGTCCCCGACGAGCGCATCGTCACCGCCAACGGCGTCACGGTCATCGGCGCGGGCAACCTGCCCAC contains:
- a CDS encoding NAD(P) transhydrogenase subunit alpha — encoded protein: MTATLTVAALTERGLGERRVALVPDTVTRLVAGGFAVLIEAGAGAGAFHPDDEYVAAGAKTDTLESVLDAADVLLAVRRPEPEILARLRPGQVLVGLLDARGTGRAGLDELVARGVVVLSLDLLPRTLSRAQTMDALSSQASVAGYRAAIVAAEAFARYFPMMITAAGTARPAKVLVLGAGVAGLQAIGTARRLGAQVTGYDVREAAREEVTSLGASFLATTVNVASEGGYARALTPEEQAAQQAELSAKMRAFDIVITTAQVPGARPPVLVTAETLAGMAPGSVVVDLGASSLGGNVDGSVPDERIVTANGVTVIGAGNLPTQMATGASAAYARNVAALLTAVVKDGAVDLDPTDEVVDAVWVRPAEVAPAVVAPTEVVAEAEAAADAAPETLPEGE